The Pongo abelii isolate AG06213 chromosome 11, NHGRI_mPonAbe1-v2.0_pri, whole genome shotgun sequence genome includes a window with the following:
- the LOC112132300 gene encoding large ribosomal subunit protein uL16-like, translated as MYVHVSDLALPQGRLRTGMRGAFGKPQGTVARGHIGQVTISIRTKLQNKEHVTEALHTAKFKFSGCQMIHFSKKWGFTKFNVDEFEDMVAEKWLIPDGCGVKHIPIVALWTSAGPCTHEGFHCAAPS; from the coding sequence ATGTATGTTCATGTCTCTGACCTTGCACTACCCCAAGGTAGGCTCCGAACAGGCATGCGAGGTGCCTTTGGAAAGCCCCAGGGCACTGTGGCCAGGGGTCACATTGGCCAAGTTACCATATCCATCCGCACCAAGCTGCAGAACAAGGAGCATGTGACTGAGGCCCTGCACACGGCCAAGTTCAAGTTCTCTGGCTGCCAGATGATCCACTTCTCAAAGAAATGGGGCTTCACCAAATTCAATGTCGATGAATTTGAAGACATGGTGGCTGAGAAGTGGCTCATCCCAGATGGCTGTGGGGTCAAGCACATCCCCATCGTGGCCCTCTGGACAAGTGCCGGGCCCTGCACTCATGAGGGCTTCCACTGTGCTGCCCCCTCTTAA